The DNA sequence TCGAGCGACACGTCTTCCCGAACGCCGAGCTCGACAACGTGAGCCACACGCTCGACGCGCTCGAGCAGGCGCGCTTCGAGATCCTCGACGTGGAGGCCCTCCGCGCCCACTACGCGCGCACGACGCGGCAGTGGGTCGAGCGCCTGCAGGCGAACGCCGAGCAGGCGCGGGCGCTCGTCGGCGAGCGCGTCTACCGGACCTGGCTCCTCTACCTCGCGGCCTCCGCGGTGTCGTTCATGCAGGGCTCGATCGGCCTCTACCAGATCGTGGCCACGCGGCCCGACCCGGCGGCTGCGACCGCGGTGCCCGCCACCCGCGAACCGATCTATGCGCGGGCGGAACAACCAGCCCTCGCGCGGGCCTCCTGAGGCGGCTCAGGGCGGCATCCCCATCTCGCGCCGCAACGCCTGGAACGCATCCGTCCGCCGCCCCGCCCGATCGCGCACGACCAGCGGCGGGTGCACGGCCGTCGCGCCGGGCTCGCCTGCGCGGCGCATGCCGTAGACCGAGAACAGCGCCGCCTTCCCCTCGCGCGGGACGACGTCGAGTCGCGCGTCGACGCCGAGCCCCGCGGCCTCGGCCGCGGCGAGCACACGCTCGACCTGTGCCGCCGCCTGGCAGACGACGAAACGGCCGCCCGGCGCCATCCAGCGCGCCGCGGCGACGCAGTAGTCCTCGATTCCGCCCCGGATCTCCAGGTGGCACGGCCCACACTGGACGCGCGACGGCGGCGTCGCGCTGCCCGGGTGGAGGTACGGCGGCGTCCCGGCGACGAGGTCGAAGGCCGCGGGCGGCAGCAAGCCCGGGTCGCGCAGGTCGCCGAGGACGACGCGGCAGCGGCCGGTCGCGCCGTTCCATGCGACTGAGCGCCGGGCGAGCGCGACGCTCATCTCCTGCGCCTCGATGCCGACGGCGCGCGTCGCGGGGAACCGCCACGCCAGCAGCATGAGGACGGCACCGATGCCGCAGCCGAGGTCGAGGACCGTTCGGGCCGGGGCCTCCTCGAGGAGCCGGGCCGCGAACCAGGCCGTCACGAGGTCGTCCAGCGACCAGCGATGCCCGTCGAGCCGCTGCAGGATCCGCCAGTCGCCCGCCAGATAGCAGAGGTCCTCGCCGGGACCGGGACCTCCCACCCCCTGCGGGCCCGCCGGCGGTGGCCCCGCCGCCCGCCAGCCGTCCGGCCGGCGGGCGGCCCGGATGATTCCCGCCTGGTTCACGCGCGCGGTTCCCGGGCGGCAGCGGCCCGTGCGACGGCGGTGACGACGTCGATCGGCTCCACCGGCTTCGTCAGGTGGACGTCGAAGCCGGCGGCCATCGCTTTCTGCCGCTCCTCCGTGCCCGCGAGCGCCGTCACCGCGATCGCCGGGAGCCTCGATCCGACGGCGCGCTCCATGGTGCGGACCTTCTGGATGAGGGTGAAGCCGTCCTCGTCCGGCATGACGAGGTCGGTCACCAGCACATCGGGCCGCCCCGACTCGAGGCCCGCCAGGGCCTCCTGCACCGACGCGGCGGGGATCACGTCTGCCCCGAATCGGGTGAGCAGGGTCGTCAGGAACTCGCGCGCGTCGGGCTCGTCCTCCACCACGAGGACGCAGAGACGCTGGAGCGTGGAGGGCTCGGGCGCCGGCCGGGCGATCTCGACCGCCGGCGCCGCCGTGTCCTTCACGGACTCGACGTCGAGCGGCAGGCGGACCGTGAAGGCCGCCCCGCGGCGCACGCCGTCGCTCCGCGCCTCGATGGTACCGCCGTGCATCTCGACCAGGTGGCGGGCGATCGCGAGGCCGAGACCGAGCCCGCCGTGCTGCTGCGCGATCGAGGGGTCCTGCTGAAAGCGTTCGAAGACGTGGGGCAGGACGTCGGGGGCGATGCCGATCCCCGTATCCCGCACGACCAGCTCGGCGCTCGCTCCCGCGCGCCGGACGACCACCGTCACCCGGCCGCCGTCCGAGGTGAACTTGATCGCGTTGGTCAGCAGGTTCTCGAGGACCTGCTCGAGCCGAATGGCGTCGCCCCGCACCGGGACGACGTCCGCCTCCCGCTGGACGTCGAGGGCGATCCGCTTGCCCTCGGCCGCCCCGCGCACGAGCTCGACGGCCGCGTGCGCGATCGAGCTCAGGTTCACGCAACTCAGCTCGACGCTCAGCTTGCCCGACGCGATGCGCGTCACGTCGAGCAGGTCCTCGATGAGCCGGGTCTGGGCACGCGCGTTGCGCTCGATGATCTCGAGCGTGTGGTCGATCTTCGCCGGCTCGACCAGTCCCCGGCGCAGCATGTGCGTCCAGTGGAAGACGGCGCTCAGCGGCGAGCGCAGCTCGTGCGAGAGCGTCGCCAGGAACTGGTCCTTGGCCCGCGTCGCCGCCTCGGCCTCGGCCCGCGCCCGCTCGGCCTGCAGGCGCGCCTGCTCGGCGTCGATGCGCGCGCCCTGCTCGCGGATCAGGACCGCGTCACGCTCCCGTTCGAGCTGCTTCCGCTCGGTCACGTCGCGGCAGATCGCTCGCACCCCGACCACCTGCCCGCGGCCGTCGCGGATGATCGACGGGCTGGTCTCGAGCCACCGCATCCCGTGCAGCGTCCGGACCTCGAAGACCGTGGCCGGCACCGGCTCGCGCACGGCGTGGGGCGCGCCGAGGAGGCTTCGGACCTCGGCGTTGACCGGATGCTCGGAGAGACAGTCGCCGCTCGGCCGCCCGAGCAGCTCCCCCGGCGTCACGCCGAAGCAACGCGCGAATGCCGGGTTCACGTAAGTGAACCGCCCTGCCTGATCGGTCGTGATGATCAGCTCCGGGGCCTTCTCGGCGAGGTCGCGGTAGGCGTCCCGCGACGCCTGCAGGGCCCGGCGGCTCTCGAGCTCGTTCCGCCGGTGCAGCAGCGCCGCGCGCAGCGCGCGCGCCGTCCCTTCCGCGATGCCGAGGGACAGCAGCGAGCCAAGGACGATCCCCGTGACGAGCTCGATGCGCGGTACGTAGAAGGTGAGAGACGGCGTCGCCGCGAGCCAGGCGGCGGTGGTCGTGACCTGGAGCACCAGCGCAGGGAGCCAACCCCAGGCGAAAAAGAGCGACGTGGCCAGGTAGAGCATCAGGAGCACGAAGGCGAGCACGTCCCCGTCGGCGCCCACTGCGGCGAAGAGCGCCGTCTCCGCGATGCCCAGCAGCACGCATGAGGTCGCCACGATCGGCAGGACCCGGCGCGCCTCGGGGTGGGCGCGACACAGGACCGCCGCGGCAAAGACGATCGCCGCGGCGACGACCAGCGCGAGCAGCGCGTCGCGCGGGGTGAGGAGCGACTCGACGACCAGGACGGCGTGCCAGCCTGCGGCGATCCCGAGCCAGCACAGCGCAAACCGCGGCAGCTGGCGGACCGCCACCCGCCGGCGAGCCGCCGCACGCACCGGCGCCTGGTCGTCGGTCCACCGAACCGCTTCGGCGTGCGGCATTCCCCTCCCCTCGCCTGGATCGAGCCGGAGCATACTGCCCCCATGCAGGCCCTCCGGGCAAGCGCCGCGAAGCAACAAAGGTGCCGCCCCAGCGCAGCGCGTCACGCCTTTCTAGATCGCGCGGGCGCGCGGCGGCGGGCAGGGTTGCAGCTCGGGGGATGACGACCGTCGCGGGGCGGCGGTCCGACCTTCGGGTAGCCCCGCGGCCGAAGTGGGGAGGACTAATGGCCCGCGTTCACCAGCGCCGCGACCGTGAACCAGTCGTCGGTGATGCCCGCCTGCTCGCCCTGGTTGAAGTACCAGCCCTGCTCGCCCGGGAAGCGCAGGCTCGGCAGCGAGACCTTGGTCGCGTGCTCGAGCTGCATGTCGACCATGACGATGGCCGGCGCGAAGATGCGCTCCTCGGGATACTCGATCGCGCCCGGGAGGATCTGCTTGCGGATCGCGACGTCGTTGATCCAGATCTTCCAGAGCTCCCCCGACCGGTCGTAGATGTCGCTGTACGGGATGCCCCAGGCCTCCTTGTCGATGAAGAGGACGCGCTTGCCGAAGGCGTACTGCGGCAGCTTCGAGACGCCTTCGACCACGTGCACGCGCCTTTTCTCCCACACGTCGTCGAAGGCCCAGTCGACCTTCTCGTTCCATTTCACCGGGAAGTGCTCGCCGTGCACCATGGCGAGCAGGTCACGCTCCCCCAGATACTTCCAGTCCATCCAAGCGACTTGGCCGGCGTAGCCGCCGTAGCTGTCGACGTCGGTGTCCTGCCCGAAGAGCGCGTCGGAGCGCTGCGCGGTCGACAGGCGGCGGATGCGGCGCAGCGCGGGCAGGTAGAGCCAGGCGTCGTCCTGCTTGGCGAAGTCGAGGTACCGGTTGCTGACGAAGCCGACCCCCTTCACATCGTACGGCTCGAGGATCGGGTAGAGGCCCTGCTGCAGCTCGTAGCCCGCCGGGTTGGGGGTCTTCTCGGGCTTCGGGTCGACGTAGAGCCGCCCGATCCACCACAGACGGCGGAAGTGGTCGAGGAGGAAGTGCCGCTCGACGCTCATCGGCCCGTGGTCCGCGATCGTGCCGGTGTCGGCGTCGAAGTTGCGCGCGTCGAGGTCGTCGGTCGCGAAGAAGTTGTGGTTGTAGTTCCACATGATCTTGATCGCGAGCTGGGGGTCGTTCGGCTGCAGGTTCGGGAACGGCAGGCCCGCGACGTAGTCCTTGAGCGAGAGGCCGTCGGCGCCGAGCCGCACCTGCTGCGAGTACTTCTCCGTCGCCTCCTTGTAGGCCTGCGGCCAGATGATGCGCCGGGTCTCCGTCACGGTGAGCGGAAAGCCGTGGCGGATGCACCACTCGAGGCCGGGCGACACCAGGTCCTTCACCCGCTCGACGTTCTCGGCCGTGATCCGGTCGCCGGGCGCGACGTCGGCGTGCGCGGCGCACGCGAGGACCGCTGCCGCGAGCACCCCGACGCGCCAGGGAATCCGTGAGCTCAGCAACCGCCTCCGAAGGTCTCTGCCATGCTCGCCTCCGCGCCGTAGAGGTCCACAGCCGGACGGCGAGCGCAAGCCGGTGGCATTGAACGTCGCGGGATCGCTCGGTAGGAGCAGCGGCCATGCCGGCCGACCCGGGGAGCTTCGCGCTCCTCGCCGCCCTCGTGCTGGTGGCGGCCATCCTCTACTCGTCGGTCGGCCACGCGGGCGCCTCCGCCTACCTCGCGGCGATGGCGCTCTTCGGCGTGCGCCCGGCCGCCATGAAGCCGGCGGCGCTGGTCATGAACATCGTGGTGGCGAGCGCGGGTACGGCCCGATGGTGGTCGGCCGGGCTCGTGCCGTGGGAGCTGCTCTGGCCGCTCTGCGCGGGCTCCGTCCCGGCCGCGTTCGCGGGCGGCGCTGTCGTGCTGCCGGTCGAGGTCTATCGCCGCGTGCTGGCCGTGATCCTGCTCGGCGCCGCGCTGCGCCTCTGGTTTCCGGCCCGCGCAGGGCAGCTCCGGCCGGCGCCTGGACCCGGCGTGCTCGTCGCCCTCGGCGCCGGCCTCGGGTTCCTCGCCGGGCTCACCGGCATCGGCGGCGGCATCTTCCTCTCGCCGATCCTCATCCTCGCCGGCTGGCAGGATCCGAAGCGGACGGCGGGCGCCTCATCTACCTTCATCCTCGCCAACTCGGTGGCCGGCCTCCTCGGCCACCTGACCGGCGCGCGGGACGTTCCGCCGGGCACCGGCCTCCTCGCCGCGGTGGCGCTCGTGGGCGGCCTCTACGGCTCGTGGCTCGGCGCGCGGCGGCTGCCGCCGCTCGCGCTGCGGCGATTGCTCGCTGCCGTCCTCCTCATCGCCGGCGGCCGGCTCGCGCGCGGCGGCTGAAGCCCGCGCGTCGGTGCGACGAGCGGGCATGCTTGCGGACTCGGGATGCCCCGAAGCTCGATCGCGGAATCCCTGCAGAGCTTCGCCATGGAGTCTATCTCGAGGCACGCGCATGGCCGGCGAGCGCGGCTTGGCATGCTTCCGGCAATTGCGGCCAATCGAGCCGGGGCTGGTGAGGAACGTGTCGCACGTCTGCATGCCCGTGGGGTCGACGAGGCCGCGCCTCGCGCGCGCCTGGTTCGTGGTGCTCCTGCTGCTCGGCCGTACCGCCGCAGCGGAGACCGACGGGGTGCTGGCGTTCACGCCCGACGCCGACACCTACGTGCACGCCCGCGCGCGCGGTCGGAGCTTCGGCACCGCCCGGCGGCTCTGGGTGAGCGACGCGCCCGCGCGCCAGTCGTTCCTGCGCTTCACGGTCACCGGCATCGGCGCGCGCGCGGTCGGGCAAGCCGTGCTGCGCCTCACGGTGGGGCCGGGGCGGCGCGCCGCGAGCAGCACCGGGGGCAGGGTCCGCCTGGTCACTGACAACGGCTGGACCGAGGCGCGTACGACGTACAACACGCGGCCGGCGGCCGGCCCGGTGCTGGCGCAGCAGGGGGCCGTCAGGGCCAAGCAGGCGGTGGACTTCGACGTGACCGCGGCGGTCGTCGGCGACGGCACCTACAGCTTCGCGCTGGATAGCCCGGCGCGCGACGCCGTCTGGTACCGGAGCCGACAGGCCCGGAGCGGACGTCCCGAGCTCCGGGTGGTCCTCGCTCCACCCGAGCCGAAGCCGGAGGTGCTCGGCGTCGAGGACCTCGGCTTCGGTCCCGCCATCGAGCCCGACGACAACAACAAGGCGACCGCACAGAAGCCCGAAAGCAAGCTCTGGTACGACGACGGCACATGGTGGGCCACGCTCTTCGAGCCCGGCGCCGGCGCGTACCGCATCCACCGGCTCGATCCCGCCACCGACACCTGGATCGACACGGGGACCTTCGTCGACGAGCGCCCGATGAGCCGGCAGGACGTCCTCCCGGACGGCGGCAGGCTCTACATGGTGTCGCGTTTCGACGGGACCCCGCCCGTGAGCCGGCTCCTCCGCTTCACCTACTCGCCCGCCTCGCGCTCGCACGTGCTCGACCCCGGCTTTCCCGTGAGCATTCCCGGCGGCGGGACCGAGTCGATGACGCTCGCCAGGGACTCCGGCGGCACCCTCTGGATCGCCTACACCTTGAACGACCAGGTCTTCGTCGCGACCACGCTCGGCAGCGACCTCGACTGGAGCGCACCCCTCGTCGTGCCGGTCGCGGAGGGAACGACGGTCAGGCCCGACGACATCGCCGGGGTGCAGCGGCTGCAGGGCGGCATCGGGGTCTTCTGGAGCAACCAGCTCACCGACAAGTTCTACTTCGCGGTGCACCGTGACGGGGCGCCGGCGGCGGATCCGGCGGCGTGGCAGCTCGAGATCGCCGCCGCCGGCGGACGCGTCGCCGACGACCACTTCAACCTGAAGCTCGCCTCCGACGGCCGCCTCTTCGCCGCGGTGAAGACCAGCCACCACACTCCGAGCTCGGCGCTCATCGGTCTGCTCGTCCGCTCGCCGGCGGGCGTCTGGTCGCCGCTCCACGAGGTCACCGACGTCGCCTCCAACCCGACGCGGCCGCTCTGCGTGCTCGACGAGGCCGCGCGCCGCGTGTACGTGTTCTACTCGCTGGATCAGTCCGCCATCTACTACAAGACGAGCGACCTCGATTCGATCTCGTTCCCCGACGGCCCCGGCACGCCGTTCATCGTGAGCACGCTCGCGACCGACATCAACAACCCGACCAGCACCAAGCAGAACGTCGACGCGAGCACGGGTCTCGTGGTGCTCGCCTCGAGTACCGAGCGCATGACGTACTGGCACCGGCGGATCGATCTCGCGCCGCCGGTGAGCACTCGTTGACGAGCCCGTGCCGACACAGTAGCCGGAGCGGTGGACATGACGCGACGGCGACGGCGCTGGCTCGTGGCGCTCGCCATCCTGGTCGTGCTGCGAGCGGCGCTCCCCGCCGGCCTGCGCGTGCTCCTGGCCTCGCAGGCCGGCAAGCTGCTCCGGGCGCGCGTCGAGATCGGCGACGTGGACCTCGCGCTCCTGCGCGGCGCGATCGCGCTGAAGGACGTCGTCGTGCGGCCGGGTGCGACCGCGCCGTCGTCCGGCCCCGACTCCGGGCCGCCCCTCGTCGCGTGGAAGCGGTTCGCCGTGAACGTCGCCTGGC is a window from the Deltaproteobacteria bacterium genome containing:
- a CDS encoding methyltransferase; amino-acid sequence: MNQAGIIRAARRPDGWRAAGPPPAGPQGVGGPGPGEDLCYLAGDWRILQRLDGHRWSLDDLVTAWFAARLLEEAPARTVLDLGCGIGAVLMLLAWRFPATRAVGIEAQEMSVALARRSVAWNGATGRCRVVLGDLRDPGLLPPAAFDLVAGTPPYLHPGSATPPSRVQCGPCHLEIRGGIEDYCVAAARWMAPGGRFVVCQAAAQVERVLAAAEAAGLGVDARLDVVPREGKAALFSVYGMRRAGEPGATAVHPPLVVRDRAGRRTDAFQALRREMGMPP
- a CDS encoding PAS domain S-box protein; translated protein: MPHAEAVRWTDDQAPVRAAARRRVAVRQLPRFALCWLGIAAGWHAVLVVESLLTPRDALLALVVAAAIVFAAAVLCRAHPEARRVLPIVATSCVLLGIAETALFAAVGADGDVLAFVLLMLYLATSLFFAWGWLPALVLQVTTTAAWLAATPSLTFYVPRIELVTGIVLGSLLSLGIAEGTARALRAALLHRRNELESRRALQASRDAYRDLAEKAPELIITTDQAGRFTYVNPAFARCFGVTPGELLGRPSGDCLSEHPVNAEVRSLLGAPHAVREPVPATVFEVRTLHGMRWLETSPSIIRDGRGQVVGVRAICRDVTERKQLERERDAVLIREQGARIDAEQARLQAERARAEAEAATRAKDQFLATLSHELRSPLSAVFHWTHMLRRGLVEPAKIDHTLEIIERNARAQTRLIEDLLDVTRIASGKLSVELSCVNLSSIAHAAVELVRGAAEGKRIALDVQREADVVPVRGDAIRLEQVLENLLTNAIKFTSDGGRVTVVVRRAGASAELVVRDTGIGIAPDVLPHVFERFQQDPSIAQQHGGLGLGLAIARHLVEMHGGTIEARSDGVRRGAAFTVRLPLDVESVKDTAAPAVEIARPAPEPSTLQRLCVLVVEDEPDAREFLTTLLTRFGADVIPAASVQEALAGLESGRPDVLVTDLVMPDEDGFTLIQKVRTMERAVGSRLPAIAVTALAGTEERQKAMAAGFDVHLTKPVEPIDVVTAVARAAAAREPRA
- a CDS encoding DUF1329 domain-containing protein yields the protein MLLPSDPATFNATGLRSPSGCGPLRRGGEHGRDLRRRLLSSRIPWRVGVLAAAVLACAAHADVAPGDRITAENVERVKDLVSPGLEWCIRHGFPLTVTETRRIIWPQAYKEATEKYSQQVRLGADGLSLKDYVAGLPFPNLQPNDPQLAIKIMWNYNHNFFATDDLDARNFDADTGTIADHGPMSVERHFLLDHFRRLWWIGRLYVDPKPEKTPNPAGYELQQGLYPILEPYDVKGVGFVSNRYLDFAKQDDAWLYLPALRRIRRLSTAQRSDALFGQDTDVDSYGGYAGQVAWMDWKYLGERDLLAMVHGEHFPVKWNEKVDWAFDDVWEKRRVHVVEGVSKLPQYAFGKRVLFIDKEAWGIPYSDIYDRSGELWKIWINDVAIRKQILPGAIEYPEERIFAPAIVMVDMQLEHATKVSLPSLRFPGEQGWYFNQGEQAGITDDWFTVAALVNAGH
- a CDS encoding sulfite exporter TauE/SafE family protein, yielding MPADPGSFALLAALVLVAAILYSSVGHAGASAYLAAMALFGVRPAAMKPAALVMNIVVASAGTARWWSAGLVPWELLWPLCAGSVPAAFAGGAVVLPVEVYRRVLAVILLGAALRLWFPARAGQLRPAPGPGVLVALGAGLGFLAGLTGIGGGIFLSPILILAGWQDPKRTAGASSTFILANSVAGLLGHLTGARDVPPGTGLLAAVALVGGLYGSWLGARRLPPLALRRLLAAVLLIAGGRLARGG
- a CDS encoding DNRLRE domain-containing protein produces the protein MLADSGCPEARSRNPCRASPWSLSRGTRMAGERGLACFRQLRPIEPGLVRNVSHVCMPVGSTRPRLARAWFVVLLLLGRTAAAETDGVLAFTPDADTYVHARARGRSFGTARRLWVSDAPARQSFLRFTVTGIGARAVGQAVLRLTVGPGRRAASSTGGRVRLVTDNGWTEARTTYNTRPAAGPVLAQQGAVRAKQAVDFDVTAAVVGDGTYSFALDSPARDAVWYRSRQARSGRPELRVVLAPPEPKPEVLGVEDLGFGPAIEPDDNNKATAQKPESKLWYDDGTWWATLFEPGAGAYRIHRLDPATDTWIDTGTFVDERPMSRQDVLPDGGRLYMVSRFDGTPPVSRLLRFTYSPASRSHVLDPGFPVSIPGGGTESMTLARDSGGTLWIAYTLNDQVFVATTLGSDLDWSAPLVVPVAEGTTVRPDDIAGVQRLQGGIGVFWSNQLTDKFYFAVHRDGAPAADPAAWQLEIAAAGGRVADDHFNLKLASDGRLFAAVKTSHHTPSSALIGLLVRSPAGVWSPLHEVTDVASNPTRPLCVLDEAARRVYVFYSLDQSAIYYKTSDLDSISFPDGPGTPFIVSTLATDINNPTSTKQNVDASTGLVVLASSTERMTYWHRRIDLAPPVSTR